GTTTTTCCAATAAAACCAAACTTGTATATGAGTTTGATCCGGCAGACATTACCTATTCATACATGTATCCTGCCGTTGTACGTACATTCCGTAAAGCCGGCTTTCAATGGATTACTCAGTTTGCCTATGACCCCATTGATATGGCATGGGCAAACACTGAATACCAAACGCATTTCTTAAACTTGGCGTATACTCCTTCAAAAGCTATCAGTATGAAGATAGCTGCCGAAGTAGCTTATTATGTTCCGCGCAACAAATCTTTTGGAACTTATCCTGCCGATACTCTCTTTGATGCTTTCAGAGTAAGTTATCACGAAGATTTGAGCCTTTTGAATTCTCCGAAAAAGTTTTTCTATTCTAACAATACTACTGCGCAGCCAGTTGCTCCTGATCAGTTGCAATCATTGGCTGGGCATGGCAATTCTCCTATTGTTCATTATGAAGGTACGGGAGCTTACTTTGCCGATAAGCTCGAAGATGGAGTTTGGCGTTTAGAGGTAATGCCAGATGCTGTGCAGGTGAAAGATCCTTTTGAGAAACCTTCACTAAAGAAAGAGGTTGTTTCTATTCTCTGGAATACTTGGAATATGAAAATTAACTTGCCTGTTTTGGGAACCGATTTTTCAGTTACTGGTCTTAATGATGGAAATTCTTTTAACCAAGAAGCATCGAACGGTATTATTACCGCTCTACATCCTGGAGTCTATCTATTACAACGAAAAGGCATTACCCGTTCGTCACACTGGAACAAGAACACTCGTTGGCAGAATATCCGATTGGGTGAATTTGTAGCACCAAAGTCAAGAGTTTCTTCTTATCAAGTTGTTCATACTCCTGCTACAAGCATAGAGGAAGGAATGCCACTACGTTTGGAAGCAACAATTATTGGCCCGAAGCCTCCTGATTCTGTATTAATTTATACCGATAAAATTTCGTTCTGGAATTCGCATAACCCTTATTATCTCATGAAGAATGTAGGAGGCTATCGCTATGAAGCGGTGATTCCTGCTCAGGTAGTAACAGAGGGCAGATTCAGATATACCTTGACTATTTATCACAAGGATAGCTCGTATACTTTTCCGGCAGGAGTGAAAGGAGCTCCTCTGGATTGGGATTATTATCAGAATGAATATTGGGAAAGTAATGTAGTGACAGCGGACAGTCCCATACGATTAATTACTTCGAATGAGCATCATGGAATAGAAACGTATGTTATGCCGGAATGGGCTCCGATAAGCAGTAAAGTAATCTTTAATGCTCCGACAAAAGAGAACACTTTGAAGTTTGACGTCAAAGCACAGAATATCGGCGAGCAAGTTTTCATTAGAAAATGGATTGGTGATGAGTTAGTGGCTAGAAAAAACCGTCTTTCTGCTTGTAAATACCTTTGTTTGAATATTACTAAGAGTGAAGCAGATACGCTTACTGTTGGCTTCATTACTAATATGGGCTATACCTATAAAGCAACTGTTCACCAATCGTCTGGCATTGTCCGGATTCCATTGTCCAATTTGGTGGAAGGAAAAACAGCACTGCTTCCTCATCAATATCCTACTTTCTTAAAGAAATATTATGAACCAACAATTAATATACCTTTTAAGATAGAAAATATAGAAACCTTAGAACTCACTCTGATTCCGGCTGATGGGAAGACTTCAACCTTAGAGTTGGGTAGTGTGTGGATTGAATAATTAAATCAGTAATATCATAAAAACAACATTTTAAATCTTTTATTTATGAACAGTAAAATCTCTGATATTCGATATCTTGCAGTGTGCTTCATTTTATTTGTAACACTGTTAGGCGTCAAAACTCCTTTATTTGCTCAGCAAAAAGGAGGGGAGAGAAAAGTTACGGGGAAAGTTATAGATGAAACTGGAGAATCAATGATTGGTGTTAGCATTATTGTACCAGGTACCACTATAGGGACAGCCAGTGACTTGCAAGGAAACTTTTCTTTAGTCGTGCCGAATGGAGACAAAAAGCTCCAATTTTCATTTATTGGTTATGATACTCAAGATGTACCAATTCCGCTAAATAATATTCTTAATGTAAAATTAAAGCCTTCAGCATTAACACTCTCTGATGTGGTGGTTATTGGTTACGGTAGTCAGAAAAAGAGTGATCTTACGGGGGCTGTTTCTGACCTTAGCAGTAAGGACTTTAATGGAGGACTAATTAGCTCCCCGGAGCAACTTATTAATGGTAAGGTTGCTGGTGTGCAGATCATGTCTAATAGTGGTTCGCCAACTTCAGGTAGTACAATACGTATTCGTGGCGGAGCTTCATTGAATGCGAGTAACGATCCTTTAATAGTGCTTGATGGTGTACCTTTAGAAAGCGGAGGTATCAGCGGAAATAGTGGCAACTTTTTGAGTTTGATTAACCCGAATGATATTGAGAGCATGACGGTTCTTAAAGATGCTTCTTCAACAGCGATCTATGGCTCTAGAGCTTCTAATGGAGTGATTATTATCACAACAAAGAAAGGATCCGGAGGTAAGACTAAAGTAAGTTTTAGTACGACTCAATCTCTTCAAACCAAAACGAAATTAATATCTGTATTAAGTCCAGATGAGTATAGATCTTTAATTAATGAGAAAGGAACAGATGCGCAGAAAGCTTTACTGGGTGATGCTTCTACTGTTTGGAACGATGAAATTTTTCATCCGGCATTTGGTACAGACAATAACGTAAGTGTGTCTGGTAAGATAGGGAAGTTTATTCCTTTCAGGACTTCTGTAGGCTATTATAATCAAAATGGTTTGCTAAAAACTGATAATGCGGAACGTCTTACTGGTAGCTTGTCGCTTACACCTACTTTTTTTGATGATCATCTAAAGGTGAATCTGAACATAAAAGGAGCTTCTAATAGCAACCGTTTTGCTAATACTACAGCCATTTGGAATGCTGCTGCTTCTAATCCTACTCAGCCGATTTATTCGGGTAATTCTGATTTTGGAGGCTATAATGAGGTTTTGCAGGATGGCATACCTGCAACAAAAGCGTTGTTAAACCCTCTCGGATTATTGCAACAGGATGACAATACCAGTACTGTTCGCCGTATAATCACCAATATGGATGTAGATTATAAATTGCATTTTTTCCCTGATTTAAAAGTTCATTTTACTTTGGGATATGATTATGCAAAAGGAAAGGGTGACCGATATATTCCTGAAACGGCTGCTTCTTACTATACAACCGGAGGAC
This is a stretch of genomic DNA from uncultured Bacteroides sp.. It encodes these proteins:
- a CDS encoding cellulase family glycosylhydrolase codes for the protein MKRYISLVLCCLFSLYMLPQKTAKNPSSIYIDHKGVMRWSDSHREASFFGVNYTLPFAHAYRAMGYLGINRKEAIDRDVYHFARLGFNAYRIHIWDVEVSDHKGNLIENDHLDLLDYLISKLKERGISVLLTAQTNFGNGYPEKNQPTGGFSYDYDKCEIHTNEKAIEIQEHYIYNLINHVNPYTGKAYKEDPTIVGFEINNEPCHDGTLAQTKQYIERMLKAIKKTGNKKPIFYNVSQSSQQAEAYYSTNIQGTTYQWYPIGLVAGHTRKGNFLPAVDRYDIPFSNVKGFSNKTKLVYEFDPADITYSYMYPAVVRTFRKAGFQWITQFAYDPIDMAWANTEYQTHFLNLAYTPSKAISMKIAAEVAYYVPRNKSFGTYPADTLFDAFRVSYHEDLSLLNSPKKFFYSNNTTAQPVAPDQLQSLAGHGNSPIVHYEGTGAYFADKLEDGVWRLEVMPDAVQVKDPFEKPSLKKEVVSILWNTWNMKINLPVLGTDFSVTGLNDGNSFNQEASNGIITALHPGVYLLQRKGITRSSHWNKNTRWQNIRLGEFVAPKSRVSSYQVVHTPATSIEEGMPLRLEATIIGPKPPDSVLIYTDKISFWNSHNPYYLMKNVGGYRYEAVIPAQVVTEGRFRYTLTIYHKDSSYTFPAGVKGAPLDWDYYQNEYWESNVVTADSPIRLITSNEHHGIETYVMPEWAPISSKVIFNAPTKENTLKFDVKAQNIGEQVFIRKWIGDELVARKNRLSACKYLCLNITKSEADTLTVGFITNMGYTYKATVHQSSGIVRIPLSNLVEGKTALLPHQYPTFLKKYYEPTINIPFKIENIETLELTLIPADGKTSTLELGSVWIE